The following coding sequences are from one Methanosarcina sp. WWM596 window:
- a CDS encoding macro domain-containing protein translates to MLLSFGKTYLSCIGVIWLFVEMYNGLMPLSINCSVWCLISIALICSILWFLFDGYFIGGSLKQTIVVNSNAFDTKVIIKFSDLFKQEGWKTIPVNEFFDSIVDDKHVSSKSLHGILLKNYWNQNTEDWDQQINSSLSDKDLIEKVSRNSGKLNRYKIGATAIAKKDDNNFLCVALTKTDINTLQASAGPIELYQALTGLLIKAREVCSGSSLNIPLLGSGLSRTGIKANIIVDLILMAIFEESKKSKITEEIRIILPTNKRKDIDINTIHKNWS, encoded by the coding sequence ATGTTATTGTCTTTTGGCAAAACATATCTCTCGTGTATAGGCGTGATATGGCTTTTTGTTGAAATGTATAACGGGCTAATGCCTTTAAGTATAAATTGTTCTGTTTGGTGCCTGATCAGCATTGCTTTAATATGTTCAATACTATGGTTTCTGTTTGATGGATATTTTATTGGTGGATCTCTGAAGCAGACAATTGTTGTAAATAGCAATGCATTCGATACAAAAGTAATTATTAAGTTCAGTGATCTCTTCAAACAAGAGGGATGGAAAACCATTCCTGTAAATGAGTTCTTTGACAGCATTGTTGACGACAAGCATGTGTCTTCCAAAAGTCTTCATGGTATACTTTTAAAGAATTACTGGAACCAAAATACCGAAGATTGGGATCAACAGATAAACAGTTCACTGTCTGATAAAGATTTGATTGAAAAAGTTTCAAGGAATTCAGGGAAATTAAACAGATATAAAATTGGAGCAACAGCGATAGCTAAGAAGGATGATAACAATTTTTTATGTGTCGCATTGACAAAAACAGACATTAATACCTTACAGGCATCGGCTGGTCCGATTGAGTTGTACCAAGCACTAACAGGTTTGCTCATAAAAGCACGAGAAGTTTGTTCTGGATCATCATTAAATATTCCCTTACTAGGTTCAGGTTTGTCAAGAACTGGCATAAAAGCAAACATCATCGTAGATCTTATTTTAATGGCTATTTTTGAGGAGAGTAAAAAAAGTAAAATTACTGAAGAAATTAGAATTATTCTCCCTACAAATAAAAGGAAGGATATTGATATAAATACCATACATAAAAATTGGAGTTAA
- a CDS encoding TIR domain-containing protein yields MTYRNGTYIAFDGLGQTDPILSDFKYYGAIQAWTANKNMDFKYVNSHDKTCAVRDSSLRTTLEARIRERQSNSKNMVVILSSDTRKTGSMLTYEIEKAVDYYKIPLIIAYVDYQVVAKPVKLSKYWPEALRSRIENGTAKAIHIPFTKDAILKSVEQFNVYNMPVTAMDNYSKADHRTFGTLGSAG; encoded by the coding sequence GTGACTTATCGTAATGGTACATATATAGCATTTGATGGGCTTGGTCAGACAGACCCAATATTATCCGATTTTAAGTATTATGGAGCAATTCAAGCTTGGACTGCGAACAAAAACATGGATTTCAAATATGTCAACAGCCATGACAAAACATGTGCAGTAAGGGATAGCAGTTTAAGAACAACTCTTGAGGCTAGGATAAGAGAGCGTCAATCTAACTCTAAAAATATGGTAGTCATACTCAGTTCTGATACCCGTAAAACAGGAAGCATGCTTACATACGAAATAGAGAAGGCTGTTGATTACTACAAAATTCCTTTGATAATTGCTTATGTTGACTATCAAGTTGTTGCTAAGCCGGTCAAACTATCTAAATACTGGCCTGAAGCTCTTCGTTCAAGAATAGAAAATGGTACTGCCAAAGCTATTCACATCCCATTCACCAAAGATGCAATTCTTAAATCTGTCGAACAATTTAATGTTTACAATATGCCTGTAACTGCTATGGACAATTACAGCAAGGCAGATCATCGTACATTTGGTACCTTGGGCTCAGCTGGCTAG
- a CDS encoding AAA family ATPase, with product MARIEGFRIKNFRVLKDVTLGKLWNTQKNDPLTPMTAVIGKNGVGKSTLFDAFGFLADCLKIGVEEACDARGRGGFDKIRSRGQGGPIEFEVYYKEQGNARPITYELAIDTDESGRPYVQKERLRQRRSGQKRGWPFSFLVMNEGKGVVWKGEIEGHQIDEEKDDFDLNGFIESIQQGDDREESRKTEVVELEDKRKLGIATLGSLKQHPRISAFRRFIEGWYLSYFTPDAARSLPLAGPQKHLNIHGDNLGNVVQFMEREHPTRLKLILKRIAEKIPGIDKIDTDKTPDGRLLLRFNDKGFQDPFYAQQMSDGTLKVFAYLLLLEDPTPPPFLCIEEPENGLYHKLLESLAKEFREHATGRKGGSQVFITTHQPYFVDALEPEEVWILEKGKDGFSTIWRASEDPMVKNLVKEGLPLGGLWYSDYLDAR from the coding sequence ATGGCCAGAATCGAAGGGTTCAGAATAAAGAACTTCCGGGTATTGAAAGACGTAACACTTGGAAAATTGTGGAACACTCAGAAAAATGACCCCTTGACCCCCATGACAGCGGTTATTGGAAAAAACGGGGTGGGGAAAAGTACGCTTTTTGATGCCTTCGGGTTCCTTGCCGACTGCCTTAAAATTGGGGTCGAAGAAGCCTGTGATGCCCGTGGGCGGGGAGGATTTGATAAAATCCGTTCCCGGGGGCAGGGAGGGCCAATTGAGTTTGAGGTTTACTACAAAGAACAAGGGAACGCTCGGCCTATCACATATGAATTGGCCATCGATACGGACGAATCTGGGAGGCCTTATGTTCAAAAGGAGAGGCTGCGACAAAGGCGCAGCGGGCAGAAAAGAGGCTGGCCATTTTCTTTTTTGGTCATGAACGAAGGCAAAGGAGTTGTCTGGAAAGGTGAAATCGAAGGCCATCAAATTGACGAAGAGAAGGACGATTTTGACCTCAATGGCTTCATTGAATCTATTCAACAGGGCGATGACCGCGAAGAAAGTCGAAAGACTGAGGTGGTTGAGCTTGAAGATAAAAGAAAACTTGGAATAGCAACACTTGGTTCACTTAAACAGCACCCGAGGATCTCAGCATTTCGAAGATTTATTGAGGGCTGGTACCTGAGCTACTTCACACCGGATGCGGCAAGGAGCTTACCCCTCGCCGGGCCTCAGAAACACCTGAATATTCACGGAGATAATCTGGGCAATGTAGTGCAGTTTATGGAACGTGAACACCCTACCCGTTTAAAGCTCATTCTCAAGAGGATCGCAGAAAAAATCCCGGGAATTGATAAGATTGATACGGATAAAACACCTGATGGAAGGCTTTTGCTTCGCTTCAATGATAAGGGATTTCAGGACCCGTTCTATGCCCAGCAGATGTCTGACGGGACCTTAAAAGTATTTGCATACCTCCTCCTTCTGGAAGACCCCACCCCTCCCCCGTTCTTATGCATTGAAGAGCCTGAAAACGGCCTCTATCACAAGCTCCTGGAATCCCTGGCCAAAGAATTTAGAGAGCATGCAACAGGCCGAAAGGGCGGCTCTCAGGTCTTTATCACAACACATCAACCTTACTTCGTCGATGCCCTTGAACCGGAAGAGGTTTGGATCTTAGAAAAAGGAAAAGACGGCTTTTCCACCATTTGGCGGGCCAGTGAAGACCCGATGGTGAAAAACCTGGTCAAAGAGGGGCTTCCTCTAGGTGGGCTGTGGTACAGCGATTACCTGGATGCGAGGTAA
- a CDS encoding DEAD/DEAH box helicase has translation METVWKYSTIHNSPCKILEEQTLWDQTVCRIWLPNQDAVVRVPRSALRPLTSELQPEIEANRIAYISAAAKVAEVLEGGTNGSEGHVLLAPMESNVIPLPHQIHALSRAISGDRVRYLLADEVGLGKTIEAGLVIRELKLRGLVRRTLIVSPKGIATQWVAEMQTHFNEKFQLVLGDDIGTLQRLAPAIGDHRSSLWSLFDQVIVSLDSVKPLDRRRGWSAERIAEYNRSRYEDLVTAGWDLVIVDEAHRLGGSTDQVARYKLGRGLAEAAPYILLLSATPHQGKTDAFYRLMNLLDDKAFPDMESVSRDRMAPYVIRTEKRKALDSEGKPLFKPRQTRMAPVRWEVRHHLQQSLYESVTNYVREGYNQSIREKKPHIGFLMILMQRLVVSSTRAIRTTLERRLEVLKTNELLAAQRLDDMENGSENLDEFYDMDGQELLDELLKSRVSSLKNESIQVESLLDAARRCEQAEPDAKAEALIEWIYQLQADENEPDLKVLIFTEFVPTQGMLKEFLEARGISVATLNGSMDMDERKRAQDAFRDSSRILVSTDAGGEGLNLQFCHVVINYDIPWNPMRLEQRIGRVDRIGQAKTVRAINFVFENSVEFRVREVLEQKLAVIFDEFGIDKTGDVLDSAQAGELFEEIFTSAYMNPETIEDSVDYTVSRIRDEIREVRESSTIYGISEEPDIQAAERLRSHPLPHWVERMTVGYLNSHGGKAARKRSWWELTWPDGEVLQKCVFTSRENEKFNDSNNASDATLLNLENSQVRGLALNLPLIVAGQPLPCVGINGLPSSISGFWGLFEVRLQAGLQKHSQLIRIPLVRHRYLSIFVTDEGKVFLPTARHIWDAMQTTEPNVLHSLGHEESLTAYETLLDAAEKAGKELFDSLQQEHLSSIAREEERGLHAFESRRKAIDRVGLPEVRQYRQTKCDAEENEWRNELEMAKQIVPEIRPLLLMRIVKGDACDHE, from the coding sequence ATGGAAACTGTCTGGAAATACTCCACCATCCACAACTCCCCCTGCAAAATCCTCGAAGAACAAACCCTGTGGGACCAGACGGTCTGCAGGATCTGGCTGCCGAACCAGGACGCAGTGGTCCGGGTTCCACGTTCAGCTTTGCGTCCCTTAACTTCCGAACTTCAACCAGAGATTGAAGCTAACCGCATTGCCTATATCTCAGCAGCCGCGAAAGTAGCCGAAGTGCTGGAAGGAGGCACAAATGGATCCGAGGGTCATGTGCTTCTGGCTCCCATGGAGTCCAATGTCATCCCGCTCCCGCACCAGATTCATGCTTTATCCCGTGCCATTTCCGGGGATAGGGTCCGCTACCTGCTGGCTGATGAGGTCGGTCTGGGAAAAACCATCGAAGCCGGGCTTGTGATTCGCGAACTCAAGCTCAGGGGACTGGTCAGGCGCACACTTATCGTTTCTCCGAAAGGGATTGCTACCCAGTGGGTGGCTGAGATGCAGACCCACTTCAACGAAAAGTTCCAGCTTGTTCTCGGGGATGATATCGGCACGCTGCAGCGCCTTGCTCCGGCAATTGGAGACCATCGCAGCTCTCTCTGGTCCCTTTTTGATCAGGTGATTGTATCCCTGGATTCCGTCAAGCCGCTGGACAGAAGGAGAGGGTGGTCGGCGGAAAGGATAGCGGAATACAACCGCAGCCGCTATGAAGATCTTGTGACTGCCGGCTGGGACCTGGTTATCGTGGACGAAGCTCACCGGCTGGGAGGCAGCACAGATCAGGTGGCCCGCTACAAACTCGGCCGTGGGCTGGCTGAGGCCGCTCCTTATATTCTGCTGCTCTCTGCGACCCCACACCAGGGTAAGACCGATGCCTTTTACCGCCTGATGAACCTGCTCGACGATAAGGCATTTCCGGATATGGAGAGCGTCTCCCGTGATCGGATGGCTCCCTATGTGATCCGCACCGAGAAACGTAAGGCTCTTGACTCTGAAGGCAAGCCTCTTTTCAAACCAAGGCAAACCCGGATGGCTCCGGTCAGGTGGGAAGTCCGGCATCACCTCCAGCAGTCGCTTTACGAGTCTGTAACTAACTACGTCCGTGAAGGCTATAACCAGTCCATCCGGGAAAAAAAGCCCCACATCGGCTTCCTGATGATCCTCATGCAGAGGCTGGTGGTTTCCAGCACCCGTGCTATCCGGACCACCCTGGAACGGCGGCTTGAAGTTTTGAAAACAAACGAGCTTCTGGCTGCCCAGCGGCTTGATGACATGGAAAACGGCTCAGAAAATCTGGACGAGTTCTATGATATGGATGGGCAGGAACTGCTCGACGAGCTCCTCAAGTCCCGGGTTTCTTCCCTGAAGAACGAAAGCATCCAGGTTGAGTCATTGCTTGATGCTGCTCGCAGGTGCGAACAGGCTGAACCTGACGCAAAGGCAGAAGCCCTGATCGAATGGATTTATCAGCTCCAAGCCGATGAAAACGAGCCGGACCTGAAAGTCCTGATTTTTACTGAATTCGTCCCGACCCAGGGAATGTTGAAGGAATTCCTGGAAGCTCGCGGGATCTCCGTTGCCACCCTCAATGGTTCCATGGATATGGACGAGCGCAAGCGGGCACAGGATGCCTTTCGGGACAGTTCCCGGATTTTGGTATCCACCGATGCAGGTGGAGAAGGTTTGAACCTTCAATTCTGTCATGTTGTCATCAATTACGATATTCCCTGGAACCCAATGCGGCTAGAACAGCGGATTGGTCGCGTGGATAGGATAGGCCAGGCAAAGACAGTCCGGGCCATCAACTTTGTATTTGAAAATTCAGTCGAGTTTCGTGTAAGAGAGGTGCTGGAGCAAAAGCTCGCAGTTATTTTTGATGAGTTCGGCATCGATAAAACCGGTGATGTTCTCGATTCCGCTCAGGCAGGCGAACTTTTCGAGGAAATCTTTACCTCTGCGTATATGAATCCGGAAACAATCGAAGACTCAGTGGATTACACGGTATCCAGGATTCGTGATGAGATCCGCGAGGTCCGGGAGAGCTCTACCATTTATGGAATCTCGGAAGAACCGGATATTCAGGCAGCTGAACGCCTGCGTTCACACCCGTTGCCCCATTGGGTGGAAAGGATGACGGTTGGATACCTCAACTCTCACGGAGGCAAAGCAGCCCGTAAACGTTCATGGTGGGAGCTCACATGGCCTGATGGGGAGGTCCTTCAGAAGTGCGTTTTTACTTCGCGGGAGAATGAAAAGTTCAATGATTCCAATAATGCCAGTGATGCTACGCTTCTCAACCTGGAAAACAGCCAGGTCCGTGGGCTGGCGCTTAATCTGCCCCTGATCGTTGCCGGGCAGCCACTACCCTGTGTGGGCATAAACGGCTTGCCGTCCAGCATCTCCGGATTTTGGGGACTTTTTGAAGTGCGTCTCCAGGCAGGTCTGCAAAAGCACAGTCAACTCATACGGATTCCACTGGTGAGGCATCGATATCTTAGTATCTTTGTTACCGATGAAGGCAAGGTGTTCCTGCCGACAGCCCGTCACATCTGGGATGCTATGCAGACAACAGAACCAAATGTATTGCACTCTCTTGGCCACGAAGAATCTCTGACAGCTTATGAAACACTCCTTGATGCTGCCGAAAAAGCTGGAAAGGAGCTGTTTGACTCCCTGCAGCAAGAACATCTTTCATCCATAGCTCGCGAAGAAGAGCGTGGGTTGCATGCCTTTGAGTCCAGAAGAAAGGCTATAGACCGAGTTGGGCTTCCTGAGGTTCGCCAATACCGCCAAACCAAGTGTGATGCCGAAGAAAACGAATGGAGGAATGAGTTGGAAATGGCAAAGCAGATTGTCCCGGAAATCAGACCACTTCTTCTTATGCGAATCGTCAAAGGAGATGCTTGTGATCATGAGTGA
- the pglZ gene encoding BREX-3 system phosphatase PglZ, which yields MSDWREYILNEFVPQISKLTIVADPDALLTEEKLAFELKNRGFDLIEFNDPVEFRYIYELKYRAKWDQGEQTDLVVVLRIKDSELETLPYDLLNTGRKLFFNLGELFPNLSYPVIEKLDRSHLDVLFDAQKKYTPDRMGDNATKDFILRHVFGIEANLISNEVELLRELLRLHYRKITMPELLSNRLVQVLRYHGSFHSWPLEEIVPDEKVFFAFLQERWPVFLDRILAETEYTEKSLETDFKYPGPEVLPFDHQDIHVYIDNLFVEGKLTPVQRPEISAETPSWIRSGIAESSGEYDDIRTTRLLELVEKSVPGRESRHSDWLEFAMKWAELGSLVHSGCQVKEWERSQQIGTSLNNTFAEWLSDHYAALIDLPPINPAMLHHVPRMLAREMETKSNTKVALIVVDGLSLEQWIAIRQILREQDHGLVMQESATFAWIPTLTSVSRQAIFAGKIPFFYPSSINTTNNENNLWRQFWESKGLSKLDIGYKRGMGDGNVINILDDTLNPGKTRAIGLVVDKVDKIMHGMQLGVAGMHNQIKQWCHEGFLSSLIGYLLDQNYQVWLTSDHGNIECQGKGNPSEGVIAETRGERVRIYPTAELRNSVASSLTFAHEWEPIGLPEGYFPLVAGGSDAFIKEGEKIVSHGGISIEEVIVPLVKFERKTR from the coding sequence ATGAGTGACTGGCGAGAATATATACTGAACGAGTTCGTACCCCAGATAAGCAAGCTCACCATAGTGGCTGACCCGGATGCTTTGCTGACCGAAGAGAAGCTCGCATTTGAACTAAAAAATCGCGGTTTTGACCTGATCGAGTTCAACGACCCGGTCGAGTTCCGATATATTTATGAATTAAAGTACAGGGCTAAATGGGACCAGGGCGAACAAACAGATCTTGTAGTTGTCCTCCGCATAAAAGACTCAGAACTTGAAACCCTTCCATATGATCTCCTGAATACCGGAAGAAAGCTTTTCTTCAACCTTGGAGAACTTTTTCCCAATCTCAGTTATCCGGTGATCGAGAAACTGGACCGCAGTCATCTGGATGTCCTGTTCGATGCCCAGAAGAAATATACTCCAGATCGAATGGGTGACAACGCTACCAAGGACTTCATTCTACGCCACGTTTTCGGCATAGAGGCTAACCTCATCAGTAATGAGGTTGAACTTCTCCGAGAACTTCTCCGGCTTCACTACAGAAAAATCACCATGCCAGAACTGCTGTCTAACCGGCTTGTCCAGGTATTGAGATATCATGGAAGTTTCCATAGCTGGCCATTGGAAGAAATTGTTCCTGACGAAAAGGTATTCTTCGCATTCCTGCAGGAACGCTGGCCTGTATTCCTTGATAGGATCTTGGCTGAAACCGAATATACTGAAAAGTCTTTAGAGACTGATTTCAAATATCCAGGACCAGAAGTCTTGCCTTTTGATCATCAGGACATCCACGTTTATATCGACAATCTGTTTGTTGAAGGGAAACTCACTCCGGTTCAGAGGCCGGAAATAAGTGCCGAGACACCTTCTTGGATTCGAAGTGGAATAGCTGAGTCAAGTGGTGAATATGACGATATTCGTACAACTCGCCTTCTCGAACTTGTTGAGAAATCGGTCCCAGGGAGGGAATCAAGGCATTCCGATTGGCTGGAATTCGCCATGAAGTGGGCCGAGCTGGGGTCCCTCGTACATTCGGGCTGTCAGGTAAAGGAATGGGAACGATCCCAACAGATCGGCACCAGTCTCAACAATACTTTCGCTGAATGGCTGAGTGACCATTATGCAGCCCTCATCGATCTCCCTCCAATTAATCCGGCAATGCTCCACCATGTTCCACGTATGCTGGCGCGAGAGATGGAAACAAAATCAAACACAAAAGTAGCATTAATAGTAGTTGATGGTCTCTCTCTTGAACAATGGATTGCCATTCGACAGATTCTTCGCGAACAAGATCATGGCCTTGTAATGCAAGAATCGGCTACATTTGCCTGGATTCCTACACTAACTTCTGTGTCCAGACAGGCGATCTTTGCAGGAAAAATTCCCTTCTTTTATCCCTCATCAATCAATACGACTAACAATGAAAACAATCTATGGAGGCAATTTTGGGAAAGCAAAGGTTTGTCCAAATTGGATATCGGATATAAGAGAGGGATGGGAGATGGCAACGTAATCAATATTCTTGATGACACATTGAACCCTGGAAAGACCAGAGCTATCGGTTTAGTTGTGGATAAGGTCGACAAGATCATGCATGGCATGCAACTTGGAGTGGCTGGAATGCACAATCAGATCAAACAATGGTGCCATGAAGGATTCCTCAGCTCACTTATTGGTTATCTTCTGGATCAAAATTATCAGGTTTGGCTGACATCTGACCACGGGAACATTGAATGTCAGGGAAAAGGAAATCCTTCTGAAGGCGTTATTGCCGAAACTCGTGGTGAAAGGGTTCGAATCTATCCTACCGCTGAACTTCGCAACTCAGTCGCCAGTTCACTTACTTTCGCCCACGAATGGGAACCAATTGGCCTGCCAGAAGGTTACTTCCCTCTGGTTGCTGGGGGAAGCGACGCTTTCATCAAGGAAGGAGAAAAGATAGTTAGCCATGGAGGCATCTCCATTGAAGAGGTTATCGTACCTCTGGTGAAATTTGAAAGGAAGACTCGTTAA
- a CDS encoding DEAD/DEAH box helicase: MDTREGNNYSLLENFVLNASLEILGKRSHGEKFYHEFSIFRRETIYALYPFLEEQKINLLKKIAIESGLDSEKIDEVSRMFCTGSSLFSLELYVQLNELKKFYEFFDKLLQSDEKLANILGEPKILIDLWGHQKEALQLWFQNGGKGIVEMATATGKTIVGLAAIQVLYKNRKKLNVLVLAHSKAILRQWRKEAISKLGLIADPNDNYNTSIGYGNKLRIEFNTMQTVYKNPWGYETDYLIVDEVHHGAGKEFRNALNVPCKWKMGLSATIEGGERESVLDQYLGKTVYEFNLEKAREKGIIPEFKLYIHKDFLDVKESVDFYLITEKIVNLLNFINSTQKEEIKLISNGKFSSFENLSDFVHLMANSRSKSDQIPAEWNSLSTLLFRRRIIIHRSSPKIESAINLAKVVARNKKCVMFTMDIETCEKIYDSLSGYVNTYHVHSNLKEHQNNEELDKFKKCSNGVLIAPKMLDEGIDIPDAEIGINVSSSKTKLQLVQRMGRILRNKPGKKPVFHHFVALPQSFIDPEDSFNYLNDLVWIQDITLKMGITSEIYDADTIAPEDVKTIQELEKRSEEVVCRYHAKYDKITSNEFGTIRIKSIVDSIEQEAKVKLITLLDNWDGYISDEQWIQILKASYDDESMVSIPNHLWLLIIAERKPENIVNLLQKYDN; the protein is encoded by the coding sequence ATGGATACGAGAGAGGGAAACAATTATAGTCTTCTCGAAAATTTTGTGTTGAATGCTTCATTAGAGATACTTGGAAAAAGATCCCATGGTGAAAAATTTTATCATGAATTTTCTATTTTCAGAAGGGAAACAATCTATGCCCTATATCCTTTTCTGGAAGAACAGAAGATAAATTTACTGAAAAAAATTGCCATTGAAAGCGGTTTGGACAGTGAAAAGATAGATGAAGTATCCAGAATGTTCTGTACCGGGAGTTCTCTTTTTTCGCTGGAATTATACGTTCAACTAAATGAACTTAAAAAGTTCTATGAATTCTTTGATAAACTTTTGCAAAGTGATGAAAAACTTGCAAATATCTTAGGGGAGCCAAAAATCTTAATTGATCTGTGGGGCCATCAAAAAGAGGCACTTCAGTTATGGTTTCAGAACGGAGGTAAAGGGATCGTCGAGATGGCCACAGCAACTGGAAAAACAATTGTTGGACTTGCAGCAATACAGGTATTGTATAAAAACCGCAAAAAATTGAACGTGCTGGTACTTGCACATTCGAAGGCTATTTTAAGGCAATGGCGAAAAGAAGCCATTAGCAAATTAGGGCTTATAGCAGATCCGAACGATAACTACAATACATCTATAGGCTATGGGAATAAACTTCGGATTGAATTTAACACCATGCAGACAGTGTACAAAAACCCATGGGGATATGAAACAGACTATCTTATTGTCGACGAAGTCCATCATGGGGCAGGTAAAGAATTCCGAAATGCTCTCAATGTGCCATGCAAGTGGAAGATGGGGCTTTCTGCAACCATAGAAGGGGGAGAACGCGAGAGTGTTCTTGACCAGTATCTTGGAAAAACTGTCTATGAATTTAATCTTGAGAAAGCCCGTGAAAAAGGAATTATTCCAGAATTTAAATTATACATCCATAAAGATTTTTTAGATGTGAAAGAATCCGTTGATTTTTATCTAATTACTGAAAAAATTGTAAATCTGCTTAATTTTATAAATAGCACTCAAAAAGAAGAGATTAAACTAATTTCAAATGGAAAATTCAGTAGTTTTGAAAACCTTTCAGACTTTGTACACTTAATGGCCAATTCAAGATCAAAAAGTGATCAAATACCAGCTGAGTGGAATTCTTTAAGCACCCTTTTGTTTAGAAGAAGGATTATTATTCACAGGTCATCTCCAAAAATTGAGAGTGCGATTAACCTTGCAAAAGTAGTGGCAAGAAATAAAAAATGCGTCATGTTCACCATGGACATCGAAACCTGTGAAAAAATTTATGATTCATTGTCTGGCTATGTTAATACTTATCACGTTCATTCAAACTTAAAAGAACACCAAAATAATGAAGAACTCGATAAATTTAAAAAATGCAGTAATGGTGTCCTTATAGCTCCGAAAATGCTGGATGAAGGTATCGATATCCCTGATGCAGAAATTGGAATAAACGTTTCCTCCTCTAAAACGAAGTTGCAGTTAGTCCAGAGAATGGGCAGAATATTGAGAAACAAACCTGGTAAAAAACCTGTTTTCCATCACTTTGTAGCACTGCCGCAGAGTTTTATTGATCCAGAGGACTCTTTCAACTATTTGAATGATCTGGTATGGATACAAGATATTACTTTAAAAATGGGAATTACATCCGAAATCTACGATGCAGATACAATTGCTCCAGAAGACGTGAAAACAATACAGGAATTAGAGAAACGCTCTGAAGAAGTTGTATGCCGTTATCACGCAAAATATGATAAAATTACGTCCAATGAGTTTGGAACAATTAGAATCAAGAGTATTGTTGATTCTATAGAACAAGAAGCAAAAGTCAAGCTCATCACTTTGCTTGATAACTGGGATGGATATATATCCGATGAACAGTGGATACAGATTTTGAAAGCTTCTTATGACGATGAATCCATGGTTAGCATTCCAAACCATCTTTGGCTTCTTATAATAGCCGAAAGAAAGCCCGAAAATATTGTCAACTTGCTGCAAAAATATGACAACTGA